The DNA segment TCGGTTTTTTATCCAATGGGCGTTTCATGACACCTTGCTTGTTTTTGTCATTTGAGTGGTTAGTCTCTAGATACGGGCTTTCGTTAAAATTTGGAGACTTGATCAGATCATCGTTTGTCTTGGAGATTACCGTGAAATCGAAGTGGTTCAAAAGAATGCCTAAAGTCGTATTCCCGGCGATGTTGTTTACCATACTGGGGATCATATGGCTACAGGGATTCGTGAGTATCAACGGTGCGGAAGCAGGTGATGACCACTCCCTCAAAAAAAATGTTAAACATAACCGCTTAATCAACGAATCCAGCCCTTATCTGCTGCAGCATGCCACCAATCCAATCGACTGGTACCCCTGGGGCGAGGAGGCCTTTGCCAAGGCCAAAAAAGAAAACAAGCCCATCTTTTTATCCGTCGGATATTCCACCTGCCACTGGTGCCATGTAATGGAGCGCGAATCCTTTTCGGATGCCGAGGTGGCCGCTCTGTTAAACCGCTATTTCGTTGCCATCAAGGTGGACCGCGAAGAGCGCCCGGATATCGATCAGGTCTATATGACCGTTACCCAGACCATGACCGGCCGGGGGGGCTGGCCCAATACGGTTTTTTTAACGCCCGAGCGAAAACCTTTTTTTGCAGGCACTTATTTCCCCAAAAATACCCGCTGGGGGACCACCGGGTTAATGGAGCTGTTGCCCAAGGTGGCTGACCTCTGGCAAAATGATCAACAAAACATTTTAAAAAGCGCCGATCAGATTACCGAATTCATCGCCTCCCGACGCACCCCTGATAACGATAGCGCCCTTGACAAATCCATCATCGACAACGCCCGTAGTACACTAAATGAGTTATATGATGTCGATTTCGGCGGTTTCGGACCGGCGCCCAAATTCCCGACACCGCACGTATTTGCCTTCTTGCTCCGACAGTATTACCACGCTCAGGACCGCCAGGCACTGGCCATGGTAGAAAAAACACTGACCCGCATGCGGCTGGGCGGAATTTACGATCATGTCGGCTTTGGTTTCCACCGCTATTCAACCGACCGGCAATGGTTAGTGCCTCATTTTGAAAAAATGCTCTACGACCAGGCCCTGCTGGCGATCGCCTATACCGAGACCTACCAGGCAACCCAAAAAGCGTTTTACGCCCAGACCGCTAATGAAATTTTGACCTATATTCTACGCGATCTGACGTCATCTGAAGGCGGATTTTACAGCGCGGAAGATGCGGACAGCGAAGGGATTGAGGGCAAGTTTTATTTATGGACCCTGCCGCAGATCCAAGAAGTCATCGGCAAAGAAAAAACCAAGACTTTTGGCAAAATTTATAATGTGGCTGCCGATGGCAACTTCACTTCTCCGGAGACCGAGCATGCCGCCGGAAAAAATATATTACACCTACAGCAGCAGCTGCCGGAGTTGGCCGGGGAACTGGGCCTGCCTGAAAAACAATTGCGCCGGCAGCTGGAAAAAAACCGCATACTGCTGTTTAAAAAGCGCCAGCAGCGCATTCATCCCTTTAAAGACGATAAGATCCTTACCGATTGGAACGGGTTAATGATCGTTGCGCTGTCCAAAGCCGGTTCGGTTTTAAACGAGCCCCGTTACACTGCTGCGGCAGTCAAGGCCGCAGATTTTTTGCTGCGCAAGTTGCGCGCAGAAAATGGCCGTCTCGTCAAACGCTACCGTAACGGCAATGCCGGCCTGCCGGCGCATTTGGATGATTATGCCTTTACGGTCTGGGGCTTTTTGGAACTTTACGAAGCCACTTTGGAGGCAACTTATCTGCAAGAAGCCATCCGCCTCAACGATAAAATGCTCACCCATTTTTGGGATGATAACGGCGGGGGGTTGTTTATGACGGCTGACGATAGCGAAAAATTGTTGATTCGCAGCAAAGACATCTATGACGGCGCCCTGCCATCGGGCAACTCGGTGGCCACGCTGAATTTACTGCGCCTGGGCCATATGACCGGCCGGCAGGAATATTTAGCCAAAGCCGAAGCGATCGGCCGCGCTTTTGCCGGATCGGCCAATCAATACCCGGCGGGCCATACCCAGCTGATGGTGGCCTTGCAGTACGCGCTGAATCCAAATTATGAAGTGGTCATCGTCGGCCGCCCCGGAGCCAAAGACACGCGAACCATGCTGGCGGCATTACGCAAGCCGTTTGTGCCCGGCAAGGTAGTTTTACTGCGTCCAGCCGACAAAAAAGCGGCTGCTGACATCATTCGTCTGGCACCGTACACCGAATTTATGACCGCTAGAGATGGCCGCGCCACCGCCTATGTCTGCACCAACTTTGTGTGCAAACTGCCTACCACCGACATTTCACAGATGCTCGCCAACCTACAGCAGTCAAAAGAAAAATGAAAGTTGTTCACCGTAAAAACGCAGAGTTCGCAGAGAAAATTTTTTATTTTGCTTTCCGTTGAGAAGACGGAAAGCAAAAAACAATCTGCCTGCGGCACCTATCATACCAATACCAATCCATTTAAGAATTCTTCTTGGTGCATTAGAGATAGAGGTAAATATATCAAGATGTAGGTTTTTGATAATCCGAAGGATTGAGATGTTTTGCCTTGTCGGCGTCTCAGCGACAAGGCAAAGATACTTTCTCTCTGCGCCCTCTGCGTCTCTGCGGTAAAATTTTTAGTGCAATGAGGATTTAGAAACCACTTTTAGAGATTGTCGGGGAGGGCCCATTGAAGGAATTGCCAATCCACCTCCCAGGCGTTCTCACCGTAGCCGCCGGCGGCCACATATGCCCGTGGGATATGCTGGGATTTTAGAAAATGATAGACCAGCTGATCTCTTTCCTTTAACTGCGCCAGGGTTAGTTTCAGCTCAGCGGTCGACGGCAGCTCGTCTTTTTCAAACGGATCGGATCCAGCTAAAACAAGGGCCAGATCCGGCGGCCCGATACTGCCCAGTTTATCAAGCCCCTCTTGCAGTCTGGCGACGTAGGTGTGCTCCTCTCCGGCGGCGACGCCGATATCAATATCGCTGGGAACAAAAGAGGGATTGAGCCTGCCCTGACTATCGTAAGCGTCACCATCCAGCGGCCAGCCGTTGGCCATGTGAATACTAAGGGTGGTGATCGAGCTGTCTTCTTCGGTTAAAACGGCCGTACCATCCCCTTTGTGTGCATCCAGATCGATCACCCAGGCCGTACGGATTAAATTTTCAGACTGCAGTTTGCGCAGGGCGACCACAATATCATTCACCAGGCAAAAACCGGCGCCAAATTCGCGTTTCGCGTGATGCATGCCGCCGCCAAAAACGAAACAAAAATTTTTTTCAAGGGCCTCCCGGCAGCATTGGACGGTCCCCGCCACTTTAAGCAAAAGACGATCAAATAAACGGATTAACG comes from the Desulfobacterales bacterium genome and includes:
- a CDS encoding histone deacetylase; its protein translation is MKEGLVEFGIEIPLSRSRAATTFAKLERDPVLAPKVDLWHIGRINETITRSDLLRAHSAEYVKRLYSDQLEEEIIKTFELIDENGRYYRYNPDNATYPLIRLFDRLLLKVAGTVQCCREALEKNFCFVFGGGMHHAKREFGAGFCLVNDIVVALRKLQSENLIRTAWVIDLDAHKGDGTAVLTEEDSSITTLSIHMANGWPLDGDAYDSQGRLNPSFVPSDIDIGVAAGEEHTYVARLQEGLDKLGSIGPPDLALVLAGSDPFEKDELPSTAELKLTLAQLKERDQLVYHFLKSQHIPRAYVAAGGYGENAWEVDWQFLQWALPDNL
- a CDS encoding thioredoxin domain-containing protein; its protein translation is MKSKWFKRMPKVVFPAMLFTILGIIWLQGFVSINGAEAGDDHSLKKNVKHNRLINESSPYLLQHATNPIDWYPWGEEAFAKAKKENKPIFLSVGYSTCHWCHVMERESFSDAEVAALLNRYFVAIKVDREERPDIDQVYMTVTQTMTGRGGWPNTVFLTPERKPFFAGTYFPKNTRWGTTGLMELLPKVADLWQNDQQNILKSADQITEFIASRRTPDNDSALDKSIIDNARSTLNELYDVDFGGFGPAPKFPTPHVFAFLLRQYYHAQDRQALAMVEKTLTRMRLGGIYDHVGFGFHRYSTDRQWLVPHFEKMLYDQALLAIAYTETYQATQKAFYAQTANEILTYILRDLTSSEGGFYSAEDADSEGIEGKFYLWTLPQIQEVIGKEKTKTFGKIYNVAADGNFTSPETEHAAGKNILHLQQQLPELAGELGLPEKQLRRQLEKNRILLFKKRQQRIHPFKDDKILTDWNGLMIVALSKAGSVLNEPRYTAAAVKAADFLLRKLRAENGRLVKRYRNGNAGLPAHLDDYAFTVWGFLELYEATLEATYLQEAIRLNDKMLTHFWDDNGGGLFMTADDSEKLLIRSKDIYDGALPSGNSVATLNLLRLGHMTGRQEYLAKAEAIGRAFAGSANQYPAGHTQLMVALQYALNPNYEVVIVGRPGAKDTRTMLAALRKPFVPGKVVLLRPADKKAAADIIRLAPYTEFMTARDGRATAYVCTNFVCKLPTTDISQMLANLQQSKEK